Below is a genomic region from Anoplolepis gracilipes chromosome 1, ASM4749672v1, whole genome shotgun sequence.
CATCGCTGAGTTTCTCACCTGtagtaatatacaaaataaaaatcatgtacatgtttttctttttttttttctttcaaaaaagtGCAGACAcacatttaaaatacttaCCGAGCGTCGTCAGCAGATGTCGCAATTCTGCGGAAGATATAAAACCATTTCCATCCTTATCAAAGTGACGTAGGCCCTCAATAAAATCATCCGCTGTGTCGGACGTACGAGATTTGCTGATCGCCTGGTAGATTGGCAAAAATACTTCAAAACTGATACGCTCATCCGGTTTATGTTGGTGAGTGAACTTCTTCACATCCGATTCAGTTGGATTCTGACCGAGAGCGCGTAATGCGTCGCCAATCTGGGACACATGGATTTTTCCATCTCCGCGGCTGTCAAACAACTGAAACGCTTCCTGAAATTCTACAACACAATTCTAAACTTACTTTCATTATACTTTAcgcttaatttatattttgtggaTGCACaagtagattttaaaattaaaactaaaaagaaagtagagtaaaaattttcatataaatttcttttgccATCCTTGAAATCCGTTTTAGTATGtgctataattaaatcatcaaATTTAGAGATTGCTTGCGAGTCTACCAATATTCTAAACCAATAAATATAGGAGCGTTTACCCTCCATGGATGACATCATTCTATTAGCCAGTTCTTGATAGCTGTAGCCATACATCCTGTACTTTTGTGAAAGACAAgatctattatatttcaagCAACCACTATACGTGACAAccaaaatactaaaaatttatatcaatcaaTGCGTCCTTAATCACGTTTTACATCAACGAAGCACATAACTCGCGAGAGTATAAAACCAGAATAATCGGCAAATCTCGATCAGAAGAGGCGGGATCGCGATTAAGTCGTCGACGACTCGCCAGCGGCTCGCTTTCAAATACCGAACCATAAAAGGCAGTCCTCGATAGTCGCACGCACACCAGGGTCTAAAAAGGCGATGATACTCTTGACCTGAATTAAAAGCCCGGGGGAAAAAGAGCGCGGTACGGCATGGACCCCCCTTGATCGCTCGTTCGTGCTCGCCTCTCTTGATCTCGCTCTGCACTGACTGTTGCACACAGTCGCCTTCAGACTTACCGGCCAGCTGATCCTCGGAGTAAGACGCCTGCGAACATACACATGACACATCACGTAGCGATTCGTTTAGACGAATATCCATCGTGCTTGGCACGACTCACCATCGACACGCTTCTATCATTTTCGACGATACTAACCATCGTTGAATGCTCTTTCGATAACAGACAGCAGCAACAAGGAATGACAGATACACACGTCACACACGGATTTACGTAGGTCAGGCGGTGCCCGGAGAACTCTACAGCTTTGTTGTAGCAAAGGCACTTGCTTTCGCCAGTGGTGACGTAGAGCGGAAGTGAGTCACGATCTCAACGGGtgaatgctttttttttttcttcttctttttttcaggTAAAATTTCCAAATATCGTGAATTTCGTGAAACGTGCAATTGTCGTGCGATCGAACAAATATCACGGAGTCTCTAACATCGCTTTGACAAGCTGACGGCTGATGGTTTTCGCTCGATTTCGCTTTACAACCTGCAGAATTTTAAGAATGGTGTCATCTATTGGCAGATTCTAGCATTGCAACGCAACATCTAGCGATACTAGCGATGAAACGTCGAATTAtgtccattttttttaattcttctgtTTGAAttcttatatgtaattttggataaaataacatttgaaaCTTTTTCAGATGAGAATACcaatttataaagagaatGTTATGccagtaattaaaaaattacatatagttgtaaacaaatttatattctaataacagatatgtatataaaggtTTGTTCGTTTTCGGAGtttatctttttccttttgcATTGGAAGGAAAAAGAAACTCATTTGAACTAGTGCAGCCAGTTCAGTGAAAACGAACATAAGTTtagttacaatttatttattgaagaaaTCCGAGCATTCCTGACACCGAATACATAGAGTTTGTCCAATATACCGATTGGGTATCAGATAGAAAATTTCTAGAGTTTCAAAAGTTTTAGCCAATCAGTAAGTCCCACGTGGCCaaactttgtatataaaacgatatatTATCCTGAAAACAACGGTTGATAATATTTCACATCAAGATCTCTCTTGAAATAAATGTGAACCAGCAttcataattgtaaattacgGTCGTGAGTCGTGAGTACgtattgtatgtatgtgtgataTTTATCAGTCGACTTCGTAATAACAGAGTATAACGGAACTAATAATCAAACGTTGTGATACAATTGGAAAACTTGATTCGCATAGAATCGATTCATTCCAGAATGCTTTGTGTAAATTTCAacgaattttatacataagaaGATGTCTAGCTCACGTGTATggcaaaaaatatgtttttattacttGGTGTTCGTAACCAcaaattttttcgttttcGCTGACGACACTATTGCTGAAACAGGACACCTAACTTTATGCGGTCAACAATCGATAAATACTTGCAGGTAAATACTCTAATagatcggttttttttttttttattaagacaaattttagcgatatatattttgaattattttttcctatattttcatcctttgataaatttaatactctTGCATAatgtttttctatatttattttttatataaaacacaaaaatagaATGATAAACgcagatttaataaaacacttattctttattattatatttcttcatcctttgtttattctttttattctttattatcttttaaggatttgaatgatttttaatatatatatatatatatgaaaataataaagtaaaataaatgtaaatttaaaatataaataatatataaatataaataaaaataaatattttttttaaaagaaaggaaacaaagcctaacctaacctataaaaattaatttttctagctttaaatatatatatattatatacacatacacaactGTGACCAAATTATTATAGCATGTTAGCTCAAACTTTAACcttcaaaatgtttaattttttgtttgcgATGATTTTTCAccaaatatcgatatttctgaaaaatataggTTTAGTTTTAAAGTTTGTAACTCGGCAAAAAAAAaccgtaaaaaaattaaaaaaacaaaaattttgtagaaaaaagtGATAGTATATGGAGcttgatttataaaacttaattaatttttcgagagagaaattttttatcaaattgcagattaaaaatacataatttttgtagtacaatatgtgattttttaaaacagaaaaagacaaaaaacataaaaatttttttttaaattatcgatagCAATGTCAATGcactatgattttttttagacaagttactttgaaattaaacttgtattttttaaaaatgtctatgATGAAAAATCATTGCagacaaaaaattaacaaaacattttgaaGTTTGTACTTTTGCTATCAATagttctttacattttttaatctttctagTAATTACAAAccaagaaataagaaaaatttaagggcctaataatattgacaatggtttatatatattatgattgacaagtaaagaaataaagtatttGAATTGAATGTTAAAATTctgtaatgaataataattgtatatatcagTATCTTGATATTTTGTTCATCtgactttttataaaaatgtttgtctgactgtttattaaaaaaatgttattttgtcACAGTTTGATATTTGTCAGTACATTAGATGGGAAGATAACTGCACTTGATGTTGGTAATTATGGGCAAAAACAGTGGACTTTGGATTTTAACGATGGACCAATATTATCATCCAGTATTCATAACATAAACGtaaacaaatttctataaacattatctattattaaataaatataaaatttctgttgGTTACTTCTACATAgttacatacattattttctcAGGCAAagtatgcaataatatttttaatccaaatattaatttacagcTTAGGGATAATGGACAAGCGGTACGTTTTATCCCATCTTTGAATGGtggtttatataaatttgatggAGAGACTTTGGAATCAGTGCCAATATCAActgatgaatttttgtattcATCTTTTCGTTATTCTGATAATTTAGAGTTCTCAGGTGGCAAAAATCTACATATTTATGGtaaattttgacatataaacatattagaTACCCTAATcttactacatatatattatttttataatacttgatTTTATAGTATTTGGTCAACCtaaagttgttttttttttttttttttttttttttttctttcaatgaatatattaaagcatatacagggtgtccggtaataattgCCTCatctctctagggcagatagagcaggccaaactgaatataaaagtcgtctaccattttgcgatcttcgtaataattatcgagaaattaattaacaaagattaataaatccgcgcgcttgtactcgcccggatttttcatctttgttaattaatttctcgataattattacgaagatcgcaaaatggtagacgacttttatattcagtttGGCCTGTTCTATCTGTCCTAGAGAAGTGAGGCGATTAttatcggacaccctgtataatttttaagtaattcatAAGAAACttttagacaattaaattttataagaaaatatagatgagaaaattatatttttaaattattttttgtttaattaattaaatttaattcttcttataatattttaatttaagatttggTTATGAAGATATATGTCTAAAGATTGTAGAGAGTTGCAATTTTTACCTTTTacttttctgtttaaaaaaaatctattttaaattgatccAAAAAACTTTAGttacatgtaattttcatagatcttgtatgtaattaataaaacattcaatatttgtcaacaaaaatttataatttttgaacaacttttatattttgcatacttaaaaatttgttattgatattatataaatgttaaacatTCTCTATATAATAGGTGTATCAGCTAGCACAGGAAGAATTTTGTATGAATGTAAAGTTAAGGAATGTAAGAACAATACAGTTGAAGAACACTTGGAATATGATATACTTGTCATTCGCCGTTTTCAGCAAACTGTACGAGCTATAGAACCTCATACAGGTAATGAAaggtaaattgaaataaattatgttacatattattactatatacatatagatttactaaaaaaaatagaatatataccAATAgctatattattgattaaagatGGAACTTCAGTGTTGGAGAATATAATCTGAAGTTAGAACGTCATGTAAATGATTGTTCTGATACGATTCCAGATGTAGAAATCAAAGCAATTATTTCAGAAGGCTTGATTTGGGCTATTAATAAGAGTAATCCTACCGAAAAGTTATGGAAATATCAGGTTAGTtaacaattgtaattttttatgtgtacaataattttattaatttttaatttataaaaaaaattattttttattagtttgatGTTCCAATTGTTTCAATATGGCGCAAAGACACATCTAAAACTTTTACAAACcaagaatatttagaaaacaagaaacaaattaatcatttaaaacatattgatttatttgatGATTCTCAATGGATCTGGAGATCTGCATATGCTTCAAGTCCAAGTTTATATTTAGGCATGCATGAAAGACAATTATATGTGCAAGAAAATCCCAATCTTGAAAATTCATTGGATTTGTTTCGCAAAAATGTTcacataaaacataaaaaatatttttggcaACCACATCGAGCACAtggtatatattaatattaataaaataattatgttaataaattaataaatataaaataattatgttaataaattaatactttaacatatttcattttacatttagaaaaataacatttattattaatatactaaatataattttagttacaGCCCTTACAAGTACCTTCTCAaatgaaaataacaataatgaaGTTTCTGATGAAACAAGTGAAGCATACAACATAACTGCATTGGCTGTGTTACATAATGCAGCACATATTAatggtaaataatacatttaaatttgtcagcatctttaaaattatttatatttataattatttatgtatatgattgcataaatacaattataatgaaacatagttatataaaaataattataataaaaaatataattaaaataattataggtTTAGACAAAGTTATGATTGTGTATTTCTTTTGTAGGCAATGGATTTTTTCTGTATTCAACAGAAACAGAACAGCTAATTGACAATGAGCtatgtaataagaataatattaaggataatattacaaaaaataatattaacattgacATGAAAG
It encodes:
- the Mlc-c gene encoding myosin-2 essential light chain isoform X2; translation: MASYSEDQLAEFQEAFQLFDSRGDGKIHVSQIGDALRALGQNPTESDVKKFTHQHKPDERISFEVFLPIYQAISKSRTSDTADDFIEGLRHFDKDGNGFISSAELRHLLTTLGEKLSDEEVETLLAGHEDSQGNINYEDFVRQVMCG
- the Mlc-c gene encoding myosin-2 essential light chain isoform X1 → MYGYSYQELANRMMSSMEEFQEAFQLFDSRGDGKIHVSQIGDALRALGQNPTESDVKKFTHQHKPDERISFEVFLPIYQAISKSRTSDTADDFIEGLRHFDKDGNGFISSAELRHLLTTLGEKLSDEEVETLLAGHEDSQGNINYEDFVRQVMCG